GAGAAGACTAAGGACCCTCCTCCCCAAAAGGAGTCATGTGAACTTGGAAATAAGCTACCAATATGGGCTTGTTGCCTGTGGAGGGTCTTGACTACAAGTTGTCCAGGTCCTGCTCCCAGACCTCGGTGTTTTCTCTTTTAGGAAGTTAGCATAAATTGGCCTTAAGTTCCCTGTCTCCAGGTCTCCAGACCATATTCTCCTGCTGCAGGCTCACTGAAAGCCTCCTGACTTTGAGCTTCTCCATAGGTGGAACTGGTAAGTCAGTCTTCCTGAGCCACAGATCCCTTATGTGGTTAATAGTACTTTGGTTTATTCTGAGCTGGTCCTTTTCTTGGGAACTTGTTGTTTCAGATTCTAATTTTGGATTCACAGGTTCATTCTAGAGTCTTCTCCATTGCTTTTTTCTCCAAAAATTAGTCTCAATTGGTTCATCTGTGCATTTGCTTGAAAAACCTGACTTTTGTGTAAATGAATGAGAGACACCTTCTGAGCCCTACTGCACTGAAACCCACGCTACAGTCTGGctcctccattaaaaaaaaacctgggaagcaggtggttctccttgaagaggtctttcacatcccttgtaaattggattcctaggtacttGAATCTCCgaagcaatcgtgaatgggagttcacttatgatttggctctctgtttgtctgtgattggtgtacaagaatgcttgtgatttttgcacattgattttgtatcctgagactttgctgaagttgcctatcagcttaaggagattttgggctgagacctctatttgcagatgacatggccTTATATATAAAAACCCTAAGACTACACCAAAAAAACTATtcgaactaataaacaaatttgctaaagttgcaggatacaagatacCACACAAATCAGTGACATTTCTACACATAAACAATGAGTTATTtggaaggaaaataagaaagcaatcccatttacaatagtaaaaaataataacatatttagGAATACTTATCCAGTGGGGCAGAAGACTTCTACACTAAAAATCATAATACCTTAGACAAAGATATTGAaggagacacaaataaatggaaagactgtATTCATGGATTTGAAGAATTAACAAATCTTCAAATTTGTAGATTAGAAGAATAACATTGTTAAAAATGTCCTTGTTAAGCAAAACAATCTATAGATTCATTGCAGTTTCTATAAAATGTCAGTggtatttctttacagaaataaaaaatcaataagaaaatatatctagaaccataaaagatctcaaatagccaaagcaatcttgaacaacaacaataactagAGGCATCAcctttctttatttcaaaatatattacaaaggtaTGGTAATTATCACAGTAAGGAACTGtcataaaaaagataaacaaacatatagaccaatgaaacaaaatagggAGAACAGAAAGCAACCCGAGCATATTTGGCCAActgatcaacaaaatgaaaaggcaacctacagaatgggagaaaatagctGCAAACCATGTATCTGTAAAGGGGGTAATATCCAAAActtataaggagctcaaacaactcaatagcaaaaaaacaaatacctgGATTAAAAGTAAGCAAAGGGCCTGGgtaggcacttctcaaaagatgacataaaaATGGTCACCAGGTAAATAAAAAGAGCTAAACATCAGTAAGCATCAGGCAAATGCAAACTacaaccacaatgaggtatcacctcacacctgttagactAGCCGTCATTACAGATGAAACAAAAGAGTTACAGGGAAAGTGGAGAGAAAAAGAAGCTTTGAACAGTGTTGGTGATAATGAAAATTGGCACAGCAATTACAAGTGAACAGTATAGAgtgtcttcaaaaagttaaaaatattactatctcatgtgatccagcaatcatgcttctaggtatgtacccaaagaagtgaaatcaggatctcaaagaggtacctgcactcctgtgtttattgtagcattattcaccatcgccaaaatagaaaaataactctaaacgaatgaataatgaaaatgtaatgaaaatatacattatatatatacacacatacatgcataatgaaatattctttattttttgccCCAGACAaaagaaatcctgccatttgggacaacatgaatgaacctgaacCATGTTATGCTGAACCACACTTCTGCCATGGACCTTAGCatccctgagctcaggagatccccTGCAAACCCTGCACCAGGGCCTCCTGACTGGCACAGAGAGCTACATGGAGTTTGGGCAGGGCTGCCACTCGGGCACTTGTGGAGTCCTGGGAGCCTTGGATCTCCAGGCACTCCAGCACCAGCGGCTGCAACTCCAGCAGTGGGGGAGGCCAGGCTCCCTTGCACTCCCGTAGAAAAGGGGCCAAGCTCATGAGGCTGAGAGCAACGAACTGCAAGCCTCGCCTCCACTGCACTTCACAGGATAAGGCCCACTGGCTTGGGGTGCTAGAGAGCCCACCGTAGCCCCTCCTGAGTTCTTGGGCTTGGAGTAGCTCTGCAATTCCCTGGGAGGGAGCTCCCAAAGGGACAAGCAGACCACAATTTTTGGTGCCCTGCAGCTCTCACTCTAGTTGCCCCCAGACTTGGGAGGGTGGCCAGTGATTAGGGACTAACCAGGACCCCCAGCAAAGGGCAGCCACTTCATGGAAAAgcagccagactgttttccatgtGGGTCCTCAACCCTGCtactcctcactgggcagggcctccTGACCCGGGACCGCAGCCACCACCCCTAGGTTCTCAGGCCAATAGCAGCTGTGCAATTCCCTGGGGCAGAATTCCCAGAGGGAGCAGGCAAGCCGCCGTTTTTGCTTCTCTTCAAGACTCACTCATGTGTCCTCAGGCTCGAGAGGCAGCGTAGTGGTTGGGAACTGACATGGACCCCTGGCACGGTGCAGCAGCCTtatggaaaagtggccagactgtttcCCCTGCGGGTCTCCACCTCTGCTACCCTACACTGGGCAGTGCCTCTTGCCTGGGCCCCCAGCACAGCCACCCTGCCTTCACTCGGTCACTTCAGTAAGTGGCAGCTCTGTGTATCTCTGAGGAGGAAACCCAGAGGAAACCCACAGCCCCTCTGCTATTGCAGCTGCCGTGGTACCACCCTTCCTGTCCTAGGGCTGAGGAAGGAACAGAAGGCCTGGTCGTTACACCGCAACCTCTAGCACACTGCAACCAACATATGAAGAGGAGCCCAGTCTCTTCTCCTCGTGAACAAACCCCCTCCCGACTCTTCACCAAGCAGGATTTGCAGCTTGGGACCACAGGACAGCAGTCCCACTTACCGCTGAGCATTTCCACTGCTAGTGGCTCTGCGTTTCCCTGCGGAGAGGCTCCGAGAGGCAACTGACAGCCCCTCTGCCACTGCCCCAGCAGCGGTTCTGCCCCTGCTGCCTTTGGACTGAGAAGAAACAAACAGCCTGAGGGGCTTACTCATGTTTCCCACACAACAGTCACTCTAGGGAGAGAAGCACAGTCTCCTCTCCCTGTGAGCCCTCGTAATTTTCTCTTCACCAAGCAGGGCCCCCAGCCTGGGCCGACACAGACTACACAGCATCCTTGTGTACTCTCTTTGTTGCAAGAAGACTTTTGTTAGCTGGTGCTTCACTGAATGTTCACTCTTAATGGCCCCAGCTCTTTGGAGTTTTAGTACCAGCGACTTCCCTTGCAAGGCCCATACCTTGTCTCCCAACTTATGTCTGCTGTTTAAACCCAGATCCATTTGTTTCTGAGATTGGCCAAGTCCCCCAAGGTAGCCACAGAGTGAGAAGAGTTTACcatctggatttttttctttccttgggtGGAGTTAAGAGGTTGAGGGCTCGTTTATTTTCCTTAGAGTTGAGCTCTGCATTGGAAAAGAATGTTGTTGCCTTTAGCCAGTGTTTCAGGATGACTTCCTCTGGGAGTGTGATCAAGAAAGCTGTTCCATCCTGGGCCAGTTCCACTGTACTCCGGATCCTATGCCCCACTCTTGCTTGCTTCTCACACTTTCTTCCTGGAGTATATTCTCAACTAACCTCCTTAGAGTGGTCTACCAGAAGTGGACTTTCAGTGCTCATCTATGTCtcataatattttgatttttttcttatttgatttgtCAGGGAAGAGGAGTAAGATTCAAAATTATGCCCCCTCTGTAAGATTTAAtaccttcttttttctctgaaattctaAAATTTCTTCTCATGGTAAGTAGGGGTAAATGTGCTTCATCCTCCTCGCTCTAAGCTATGCCACACTAAGCTCAAACCTTGTTGCTTCTCACAGCTCCAGTTCCTCTTATGCATGtgaccttttgtttctttctagaATTCTTACTGCTTATATTTTTATGACATAGGTTGGTACTCtacattttttatgtattttcttatgttttatctttttgtcattttactcaatgttttaagagattttataaactttatattCCAATTATTTTTAAGGTATCATGCTGATGTTGTATACAGGCAATATACTCTCAGATCTATCagtaagatttcttttttctttctttttaaaaattccttgttGTTCCCTAAACATTCTTTTCTGTGGGGTAACTTGTTCTGGTtgtccatttctctctctttcatactGCACATTTTCTTCCTCTGACCAGCGATTGTGTCAGCAGAGACCCAGGACTCCACAAACACCACAAGGAGAGGAGAAGGGCTTTCCTCTGCCCTGACACTTGAAGCCCATGCCCTAGTTCTTCCCCAGAGATGTGCTCCATTTCTGCAAAGGAGAGTTCACATTGCTGTCATATTGTTTGCATTaaactccagactgggcaatgaGAATGGTGAAGACTCAGGCAGCTGCTGTGGAGACGTTGAGACCAGAGTAGAAGATCCTTTCTATTCTACCACACTTTTACACTCTTTTCCTAGGTCTGTTCATCCTGAGCCCCGAGCTTCTCAAAATTTCCCCTTAGGCACTGGCCTCACCTCCCGAATTACACACGCATGGTGCAGCTTCCTCTGCTGTGTCTCATCAACAAACTTGCTTCTAGCAGCTTTTTCTCTCCAACACTTTTTGAAATCTGTCATCTAGGGATGACATCTAGTATTCTGAGGCTTTTCCATTTATTGTCATCTTAAAGGCCTTATAGAAATTAAACTGGCATgagaaaatttataatttaatacaaATACATAATGAGTTTCTATAATCCAGCATCCATCTGCAAGTCTCATTCTTTTATGAGccaaaagagatttaaataaggAAAATTTGTGTTTACCAACATCCCTGCTCCCCACATTCTTTGAGGAACAGAGATTTCTTCCACTCCCTCTGGGAATATGGCGTTAACTGGCATTTATCTCTCTGAGGAGGGAAACCGTAACAGCTCCCAAGGTGCTCTGTCCCTAAGATAGCTCTAACCTCTAAGCTTGTCGCCCTAACCAAAACCATCTCTCACCCTTCAGAGATAGTCGCACCCACAATACACTCAAGGTGTCAATTTACAATTCCCAGGGTCCATTCTGGGCCTTTACACCTATGTGCACTGTTGTTTTTACTTGGCATCAGTTTCCTAAACCCCTCCCCAACTGCCTATTAAAGCCACTGTCTTctggcagtgccacttagatAACAGATAAAAATGACAGTGTGAATGTCCTCAAAACTTGTGATTTCCATTTCTAACTTGGTCATCAGTCAAGGTGAAAGATGGAAGCAGAATTTTGGGGATGGGTGGCCCCAGGTGTTTTGAGGGATAACACGGGGTCACATGATGGGGAGAAGTCTTGATCAGAGGAGGACAAGATGGCTATGGTGGACATCTGTGTGGAAGAGACGAAACGTGACCCTGAGTCAGACCGCCCGCTTTAAATCCAGGCTTTGTACTTGCTATCCATTTGATCTTGGCCAAGTGAGGTAACCTTTCTTctgggtttcctcatctgcaaaataaaccTAGCACAGTGTTTGTGAGAGTGATTAGCAAGTAATTTTTAAGTACTTTGTACTTACTAAAAGACCTCCTCTTAGCACTTAAGGAGCAATTATTACTATTTCAACTATTATTATCTTTCTGTAGATTGGCATTTGTACCTCTTCagaaatttactttaaatttcatagtttttttaattcttttttcttaagtaataatttttatttgattgttCTTCAAGTTTTGGTGAAAAACAGTGTCATTTTGGCATCACCTGGTTCAAGAAGAGAACCAAGCAGGACTAACCCTGCACTCTACAAGTCTAATCAAAATCAGCCTTCAGGAAGGATTAGATCACAGACCCTAGTTATGCGTCAATCCAAGCTCATAATCTAATCCACCCAAGCTTTAAGTCCAACCTATGGTGACATTCTGAGAAAATCaagagtattttttttccatagatGGCCTTCCACTTTTAATCAGACTCAGGAAGTTAATACCACAATTATCACGTACACAGGTGAGTGCTTAAGATAATGTCAATGGAATTTCAAGGAAGGACTGGGCATGAGCAGCTTTGGAAACTAGTTGTTTTGTTGAGACTAATAATTTAGTCTTTGCTTGGTGACCCTAATGAGTgtgttcctttccttttttactCTCTTTatcctcctctttttttccttcttgaagtATTGGATAGTCTTGTGTGTCAGTCACTACATCTTAGCActgagataaaaatgtaaattcgACAGTCAAGTTTAGCAGAAGGCTACATGTGTGTTAGACTGTCCAAAGTTCAAGGATAATGAAAGGTATTTACTTaccagcaacacacacacacacacacacacacaaaattaacaaaataatatgCATTCCTGGTCTTAAAAGATATTTGGCTACCCTGCTCCTAGGAATTTCTCACCAACCACTATTTTCCAATGAATTTAATCCATTCTTTTTAACCCCTCTACTCTGATGTATTCACATTTGCACCATCTCCAAATCCATGTTTATGCTGCATGCAAGGTTTTTAAACATCCCAGCCTTCTGCCTCAGGATCTCACTTTTCATATCCAAAGATATTTTCCCCAAAATGGCTTCTTCTCTATTAAAACTCCAGTCCcaactgtttaaaaattttttccttgttttttctttgcACTGACACTGATGTTCAAAGGAAGTATTTTTGATAAAGTTATACAAAAGCAAAAGCCAGGACAACTCATCAGCACcactcttttttattgttttctccacctcccagttcaagtttGAGAGATCAGAACGTGGATAGAAGGAATGAAACCTTGgccaatttctttctcttggggCTTTTCCCAGAGCTGCAGTACATCAGCGTACTCATCACCTCCCTTCTTCTGGTCTACATCATCGCCTTCTCTGGGAATGCCATCCTGATCCTTTTGATCTGGGCGGACTCTTGCCTCCACACTCCCATGTACACACTACTCAGTCATCCCTCTCTTATTGACTTGGCCTTAATTTCCACCACAGTCCCAAAGATGACCATCAACTTTTTCTCTGGAAAGAGAGACATCTCAAAAGTTGCCTGTGGAACccagattttcttcttctttgcccTTGGGGGTAGTGAGTGTCTCCTTTTGACCCTCATGTCTTATGACCACTATATGGCCATCTGCAACCCCTTGAGATATTCCGTTATCATGAACCCCAGAGTCTGCCTGCAGATCGCCCTGGTGTCCTGGGGAGGAGGTGCCCTAAATTCCCTCATCAATACCATCTACACCATGCATTTCCCCTTCTGTGGCACCAGGGAAATCCACCACTTCTTCTGTGAGATGCCTGCTGTCCTGCAGCTGTCTTGTGAGGACACTTCTTTGTATGAGACGGTAGCGTCTGTCATCTGCATTGTGTTTGTTCTTCTTCCCTTAGGACTCATCATATCTTCCTACATGCtcatttttctcacagttctccgTATGAattcacctgagggcaggagggaAGCCCTCACCACATGCTCCTCTCATCTGGCTGCAGTGAGTCTCTACGATGGACCAGCCATGTTCATTTACATGATGCCTCACTCCTTTCACACTTCAGAGCAGGATGAAATACTCTCCATGATTAATACCATTTTCACCCCCATGCTTAATCCTCTCGTTTATAGTCTGAGAAACAAGGAGGTACTGGCTTCCCTGAGAAAATTAATGAATAGAAGATTCATCTTGAGGTAGAAATAACTAACTTTCCACAGTTACAGAAACTCTGGAACCGCAAGATAAATGATGAGCCACATTTCCATACTTAGCATCTAAACAGTAAATGTTTATCCCTTAAGGTATTTTCTTGACATTAACTTATAACTTAGCAGAACTGATCTGAGAATCTGAATACCTGGGACACCTGCCAGCTGGGTGAAAATAAGGACATTTATTGAACTCCTCTGTGCACACTAAAGAATTGAACTTGGGATTGAAGGTCTTTTCCAGATCTGAAATATTTCTTAGATTCTCTTCTAAGAGTCTGTGACACTGCTAGGAGATGTACCAGTTTGAATCTCTGgttcatattttcttaaagtacattttaaagttCATACTTCAAAAATGGTCATAATAATGTTTGCTTAGTAGTAAATATTGAGATTTTACTTTAGCCATTATTAAGCTTCTCTGCGTTTTTTAGAGTAGTGCTGCCTCACTTTCAGTAGATACAGTGATTCCCTATGAAATGGTCTATGTCCAATTATTTAATAAAGAGATTctctaaaggaaaacaaaagacttGGAGATTGTTAACCACCTCATCCTAAGAACCGGTAATGAGAATGTGATCTTTAACCTATGTTGCTATCTTCCCTGGGAGATCATAGGAACAGCCTCTTATTTTTATAGAACAAAAAATAGATAAGATAACTTGTCTGGGTTTGAAGAACTGTGCCTTATGAGACTGCAGtgatgaaaaaaagaagcaaggaaCAGATGATGGGCTGCTGCCAGATTTTCTGGTCACAGCTGTGGGGTATTGGTATCTCCAAGTGAGAATGGGTTCCTACTAAAATAGTCATCTCTAGTGTACTCTGAGTTGGACACTTCATGAGTGCAACTGGTCAAATCAGGGAACGGTCAAAGTCAACAAATTTGTTGAACCCAGAGTCCCAAATTATGTACACCAAAATAAAGCATTCTGTGGActaaatgtcttttttaaatgtGATGGCTTGGACATCATTAATGCACTTAGTTCTGAGTTTTTAGAATTTGATGAAAGCTATTAGTATCTTCTCTACTAAAGTATCCACAAGGATAACGCCTTGGgttcttttctcccattttgcccTCCTGCCTGGTCTGTGCTCTCCGTAATTTGGTGGCTAACAAGTATTACTGACTTAACACGTGAAGTTAGAAGTGGATCTCCTTTCTCAATGTGTATAAGCTGAAGTAAGACCGTGTCCTTGTATTAGCCTCATAACTCAGTTTGAGTTGTTAATttaataaaagaagagaaaaaaggaagtagGAGATGAAGTGTTCTCTTCTTTAATAGTGAGATTTTCTGAATTTCAGTCATCTCactttaaaatgtgtgttttgaCTATAGCTGGAATTGGCCAAGGGAAAGAAGGATTCAGCAGAAGCCACCACCACTCCTAGTGCAATGAAGAATGACTTAGTGGTCCTCAAAATCCAAAGACAGACTATCACCCAGAGACACTGTTATGGTACAATCAAGACCACTTAGCTCGAGTAATGACGTCTGGATTCTAATGCTGATCATAGCAATAATTAGTCTATCACAATGGTTACAACCATAgctattatcaccatcaccagccTTTACAATTGTACTGTGTCCTGCACATTTAAAAAGCTTGCTTGGACCCTAGAAACTATTATTTCAAACGTGAGTTTCTCATTTATAACTATTTTTCACTCATaactattgtttttaaatta
The DNA window shown above is from Symphalangus syndactylus isolate Jambi chromosome 19, NHGRI_mSymSyn1-v2.1_pri, whole genome shotgun sequence and carries:
- the LOC129458308 gene encoding olfactory receptor 2T29-like, translated to MGRSLDQRRTRWLWWTSVWKRRNVTLSQTARFKSRLCTCYPFDLGQVSSSLRDQNVDRRNETLANFFLLGLFPELQYISVLITSLLLVYIIAFSGNAILILLIWADSCLHTPMYTLLSHPSLIDLALISTTVPKMTINFFSGKRDISKVACGTQIFFFFALGGSECLLLTLMSYDHYMAICNPLRYSVIMNPRVCLQIALVSWGGGALNSLINTIYTMHFPFCGTREIHHFFCEMPAVLQLSCEDTSLYETVASVICIVFVLLPLGLIISSYMLIFLTVLRMNSPEGRREALTTCSSHLAAVSLYDGPAMFIYMMPHSFHTSEQDEILSMINTIFTPMLNPLVYSLRNKEVLASLRKLMNRRFILR